In Chrysemys picta bellii isolate R12L10 chromosome 3, ASM1138683v2, whole genome shotgun sequence, a single genomic region encodes these proteins:
- the SF3B5 gene encoding splicing factor 3B subunit 5 yields the protein MTDRYTIHSQLEHLQSKYIGTGHADTTKWEWLVNQHRDSYCSYMGHFDLLNYFAIAENESKARVRFNLMEKMLQPCGPPADKPEES from the coding sequence ATGACGGATCGTTACACCATCCACAGCCAGCTGGAGCACCTGCAGTCCAAGTACATCGGCACGGGCCACGCGGACACCACCAAGTGGGAGTGGCTGGTGAACCAGCACCGCGACTCGTACTGCTCCTACATGGGCCACTTCGACCTGCTCAACTACTTCGCCATCGCCGAGAACGAGAGCAAGGCGCGCGTGCGCTTCAACCTCATGGAGAAGATGCTGCAGCCCTGCGGGCCGCCCGCCGACAAGCCCGAGGAGTCCTAG
- the LOC135982376 gene encoding uncharacterized protein LOC135982376, whose amino-acid sequence MPHTCVNSADNFCYVCGEVTFASQKRSITTMVKKAYHLYFGCKIGDQDKRWAPHICCNTCATNLRQWLNRKRKSMPFAVPMIWREPTDHTSNCYFCMVPPVGKGVSKKKKWTVHYPNIPSAIRPVPHGEGLPVPDAPESFSLESDEEEDETSGPEPSMSQDPHFLPFSSSDPHLITQGELNDLVRDLELPKSKAELLGSRLQQWNLLAGDVRISMFRDCQKDLVPFFFLEGDLVACNNIDGVMAALNIVHDPDEWRLFMDSSKTSLKAVLLHNGNVLPSIPVGHAVHMKETYDNMKQLLRS is encoded by the coding sequence atgcctcatacttgtgtgaacagtgcagataacttctgctatgtttgtggtgaagtgacttttgcatcacaaaagcgcagtataaccactatggttaagaaagcctatcacctttattttggctgcaaaattggagatcaggacaagaggtgggccccacacatatgctgcaacacttgtgcaacaaatcttcgccagtggttgaacagaaaaaggaaatctatgccttttgcagtgccaatgatttggagagagccaacagatcataccagcaattgttacttctgcatggtgcctccagttgggaaaggtgtgtcaaagaagaaaaagtggactgtgcattatccaaacattccatcagctatacgcccagtaccccacggagaaggactgccagttcctgatgcaccagaatcattctcacttgagtcagacgaggaagaggatgaaacttctggtcctgaaccatcaatgtcacaggacccacattttctcccattctcctcctctgatccacacctcataacacaaggtgaactgaatgaccttgtcagggatttggaactacccaagagtaaggcagagctgttgggctccagactacagcagtggaatctcctggcaggtgatgttaggatttccatgttccgtgactgtcaaaaggatcttgtcccattcttcttcctggaaggtgatcttgtagcctgcaacaacatcgatggtgtgatggcagccctcaacatcgttcacgatccagatgagtggagactgttcatggattcatcgaagacgagtcttaaagctgttttactgcataatggcaatgttttgccatcaattccagttggtcatgcagtccatatgaaggaaacctatgacaacatgaaacaacttttgaggtcataa